The following are from one region of the Trichocoleus desertorum ATA4-8-CV12 genome:
- a CDS encoding tetratricopeptide repeat protein translates to MNRIHSALTTLGLATTLLGMPTLVQAHSTAAITAPMGSVDAYNEGVYQAQQGNYSAAIAHWGQALAFNPQFLEAHYNRGVAYLLLRDAPAAISEFDRALELNPEDADAYKNRGLAHQALGNKPEAIADFTQSLQWNPQDAETHQNRSFARLSLGDKAGALQDARRASALFLAQGNPQEALRSVSSDTL, encoded by the coding sequence ATGAACAGGATTCATTCGGCGCTCACGACTTTGGGCCTTGCTACGACCTTATTAGGCATGCCCACGCTCGTTCAAGCTCATTCCACTGCTGCGATTACAGCCCCGATGGGCTCTGTCGATGCTTACAACGAAGGCGTGTACCAAGCTCAACAAGGCAACTATTCAGCGGCGATCGCCCATTGGGGACAAGCGCTTGCCTTTAATCCGCAATTCTTAGAGGCGCATTACAATCGGGGAGTTGCTTATCTGTTGCTTAGAGATGCACCCGCAGCGATCTCAGAGTTCGATCGCGCCCTAGAGCTCAACCCTGAAGATGCGGATGCTTACAAGAACCGAGGTTTGGCTCATCAGGCCCTCGGCAACAAACCTGAGGCGATCGCTGACTTTACCCAATCCTTGCAGTGGAACCCCCAGGACGCAGAAACTCATCAAAATCGTAGCTTCGCTCGCCTGAGTTTAGGAGACAAAGCGGGCGCGCTCCAAGATGCCCGTCGAGCCTCCGCTTTATTCTTAGCGCAGGGAAACCCTCAGGAAGCTCTGCGGAGTGTTTCTTCAGACACCTTATAA
- the tnpA gene encoding IS200/IS605 family transposase — protein sequence MSQLYQSLSHSKWDCKYHIVFTPKYRRKAMFGEIRKFLGPIFHELARQKECRIIEGHLMPDHVHMCIEIPPKYAVASVVGFLKGKSAIAIARQFSGKQRNFNGENFWARGYAVSTVGFELAAVRHYIREQETADKGGQF from the coding sequence ATGTCGCAATTGTATCAAAGCCTTTCCCACTCCAAGTGGGACTGCAAGTATCACATCGTGTTCACACCCAAATATCGTCGCAAGGCAATGTTCGGAGAGATTCGTAAATTTCTCGGCCCAATTTTTCATGAGCTAGCGCGGCAAAAGGAGTGTCGCATTATTGAGGGACATCTGATGCCAGACCATGTTCATATGTGCATTGAAATTCCGCCAAAGTATGCAGTGGCATCGGTAGTTGGATTTCTCAAAGGCAAGAGTGCAATTGCGATTGCACGTCAATTCAGTGGCAAGCAACGCAATTTCAATGGTGAAAATTTCTGGGCACGAGGATACGCGGTGTCAACGGTTGGATTTGAACTAGCAGCGGTACGTCACTACATCCGCGAACAAGAGACTGCCGATAAAGGCGGGCAATTCTAA
- a CDS encoding FAD-dependent monooxygenase: MMAISPQNVVIVGAGPAGLLLAHYLLQRHYRVAIYDNRPDPRQADPDQRRSFPISLQSRGQKALQGIPGLEAAIAQHSVFCRGTCVHRKGAFRSIPRKNPVLTIDRNCLVLVLLEQLSDRYRDPEQLRLTFDCTCEGLNRDEQTVSFQSNAGERIVVSYDRLIGADGARSRVRTALEQSYGLQCEQSYVPDTYKSIFLERTNATQGIKLAPDFIHTSNLNQNIRIILAPQPGDRLLHETGMVLRSKPKAPIHPAIAFAEQFWKEQPTDN; the protein is encoded by the coding sequence ATGATGGCGATCTCTCCCCAGAATGTTGTGATTGTTGGTGCAGGTCCTGCGGGCCTATTGCTGGCTCACTACCTGCTCCAGCGGCATTACCGAGTTGCCATCTATGACAATCGTCCTGATCCTAGGCAAGCTGATCCAGACCAGCGCCGCTCGTTTCCCATCTCGTTGCAGTCGCGGGGACAGAAGGCACTCCAAGGCATTCCAGGCTTAGAAGCAGCGATCGCGCAGCACAGTGTCTTCTGCCGAGGCACCTGTGTGCATCGCAAAGGGGCATTTCGCTCCATCCCCCGCAAAAACCCTGTATTGACGATCGATCGCAATTGCTTGGTGCTGGTATTGCTCGAACAACTGAGCGATCGCTACCGCGATCCAGAGCAACTGCGCCTCACCTTTGACTGCACTTGTGAAGGATTGAATCGAGACGAGCAAACCGTCAGCTTCCAGTCGAATGCGGGAGAGCGCATCGTGGTCTCCTATGATCGGCTGATTGGAGCGGATGGAGCGCGATCGCGGGTCAGAACCGCCTTGGAACAGTCCTACGGGTTGCAGTGTGAGCAAAGTTATGTGCCTGATACCTATAAGTCGATTTTTTTAGAGCGCACGAATGCGACCCAAGGCATCAAACTCGCTCCTGATTTTATTCATACCTCCAATTTGAATCAGAATATTCGAATTATTCTGGCTCCTCAACCCGGCGATCGCCTATTGCACGAAACCGGAATGGTGCTCAGAAGCAAACCCAAAGCCCCTATCCACCCGGCGATCGCATTTGCCGAGCAGTTTTGGAAAGAGCAGCCCACTGACAACTGA
- a CDS encoding HAD hydrolase-like protein has product MVEAVLFDLDGTLLDRDASIRQFIAAQYDRLGNYLSHIPKADYVSRFIELDSQGHVWKDKVYQALIVEFDIRGLSWQTLLQD; this is encoded by the coding sequence ATGGTTGAGGCAGTTCTTTTCGATCTAGATGGAACCCTGCTGGATCGGGACGCATCAATTAGGCAGTTCATTGCAGCCCAGTATGACAGACTCGGCAACTACTTAAGCCATATTCCTAAAGCCGATTACGTTAGCAGATTCATCGAACTAGACTCTCAGGGTCATGTTTGGAAAGATAAGGTTTATCAAGCGCTGATTGTAGAGTTTGACATAAGGGGTTTAAGTTGGCAGACGTTGCTCCAGGATTAG
- a CDS encoding HAD-IA family hydrolase encodes MLSGLKQQGYLLGIVSNGLETFQTRAIAGLGIQDYFEVILISEIEQVRKPQAEIFHRAVTRLGVTVRQSVFIGDHPEADIRGAKNAGMTAIWKRSLYWEEAKGADAIIDELDEIPSILQQFESR; translated from the coding sequence GTGTTAAGTGGGTTGAAGCAGCAAGGCTACCTGTTGGGCATCGTGAGTAATGGTTTGGAAACATTCCAAACTCGTGCAATTGCAGGATTAGGAATTCAAGATTACTTTGAGGTGATTCTAATTTCTGAAATTGAGCAAGTGAGAAAACCACAAGCAGAAATTTTTCACAGAGCTGTGACACGATTGGGAGTGACCGTTAGGCAGAGTGTGTTTATTGGAGATCATCCTGAAGCGGATATCAGGGGCGCGAAGAACGCTGGAATGACAGCGATTTGGAAACGGAGTTTGTACTGGGAGGAGGCGAAAGGAGCAGATGCAATCATCGATGAACTCGATGAAATTCCTTCCATTCTTCAGCAATTTGAGAGCCGTTGA
- a CDS encoding GMC family oxidoreductase N-terminal domain-containing protein, translating into MTFTPSTYTNFVSAASVAQERLFLQYMGGRDDFDIVIVGSGIGGGILADDMAERLGTQKRILVLEAGSFIYPTHAYNICRFPNADLAKHFGCDTFWQAGDSRSQNFIGEKPQLNFGGRSIFWSGLIPSVQGWELDFFPPQVRQDLAGGLLNQAGAAMNESRSMGSTAQAVVARLRQSPLASDFSIQETPRALHQPYLEADGTPKDQFFTEPTGVFNTAELLVNQVGLTPGVRPGDGPGLHILLNHYVEDVQNHDGHVALVVRNTLTGQIRTFRAGSVVLAAGSIESPKLLRRSSLYPSLSPETQALIGRGLTDHPTSNEITTFATSIGNVSLGQDDHAKIVFYSRGLRDSNNEIRYPFNVEMNINHEYWHLRENDPSERGMGIPTGAARIDIKFSFGNCLDDGNEVKAAPPFGYVPEVTFRNLSWTNHLAESRFPALAGWQKSPAHIWAVLNQVTYEIFSQFQHNGQPARPVNEVWYGQGGKGFGWGTVHHAAGTLRMPYKPRFDAPFASSSVVDENLCVSGTPRLFVCDMSVMPFSSAANPVRTLGALALRLSRHLG; encoded by the coding sequence ATGACCTTTACTCCCTCTACCTACACAAACTTTGTCTCGGCGGCGTCGGTCGCTCAGGAACGCCTCTTTTTGCAGTATATGGGAGGGCGCGACGATTTTGACATCGTGATCGTTGGCTCCGGGATCGGTGGTGGCATCCTCGCAGACGACATGGCCGAGCGCCTTGGCACCCAGAAGCGAATCCTTGTGTTAGAAGCCGGGTCATTCATCTACCCTACCCACGCTTACAACATCTGCCGATTTCCGAACGCAGACCTTGCTAAACACTTTGGGTGTGACACCTTCTGGCAGGCGGGAGATTCCCGCTCGCAAAACTTCATTGGTGAGAAACCTCAACTCAACTTCGGGGGACGGTCGATCTTCTGGTCGGGTCTGATCCCCAGCGTGCAGGGATGGGAACTCGACTTCTTCCCGCCCCAGGTACGGCAAGACCTGGCTGGAGGACTGCTGAACCAAGCAGGTGCGGCCATGAACGAATCGCGGTCGATGGGGTCCACGGCACAAGCTGTGGTCGCGCGCTTGCGCCAGTCGCCGCTGGCCTCGGACTTCTCGATTCAGGAAACCCCACGGGCGCTGCACCAACCCTATCTGGAAGCTGACGGCACGCCGAAAGACCAGTTCTTCACAGAGCCCACGGGGGTCTTCAATACGGCTGAGTTACTTGTCAACCAGGTCGGACTGACACCAGGGGTTAGACCTGGCGATGGTCCCGGACTCCACATTCTCCTCAACCATTACGTCGAGGATGTTCAGAACCATGACGGACATGTTGCCCTCGTTGTCCGCAACACGTTAACGGGTCAGATCCGCACCTTCCGCGCGGGCAGTGTAGTTCTCGCGGCGGGTTCGATTGAAAGCCCGAAGCTACTGCGACGCTCCAGTCTGTATCCGTCGCTGTCACCGGAAACACAAGCCCTGATTGGTCGGGGGCTCACTGACCATCCCACCTCGAATGAGATCACGACGTTTGCGACGAGTATTGGTAACGTCAGCCTTGGACAAGATGACCACGCCAAGATTGTCTTTTATTCTCGTGGGCTACGTGACTCGAACAACGAAATCCGCTACCCGTTCAACGTCGAAATGAATATCAATCACGAGTACTGGCACCTGCGAGAGAACGACCCTAGTGAAAGGGGAATGGGCATTCCGACTGGCGCGGCGCGAATCGACATTAAGTTCAGCTTCGGCAACTGCCTCGACGATGGCAATGAAGTGAAGGCGGCCCCACCCTTTGGATATGTGCCGGAGGTTACGTTCCGGAACCTCAGTTGGACGAACCACCTAGCGGAGTCTCGGTTTCCTGCTTTGGCAGGCTGGCAGAAAAGCCCTGCGCACATCTGGGCCGTGCTCAATCAGGTCACCTACGAGATTTTCTCGCAGTTCCAACACAACGGTCAACCCGCTCGTCCGGTCAATGAGGTTTGGTACGGGCAAGGAGGTAAAGGGTTTGGTTGGGGGACGGTCCACCACGCGGCTGGCACCCTACGCATGCCATACAAACCACGCTTCGATGCCCCATTCGCATCCAGCTCAGTCGTTGACGAAAACCTTTGCGTTTCTGGCACACCCCGTCTCTTTGTCTGTGATATGTCGGTGATGCCCTTCAGTTCCGCCGCCAACCCAGTTCGCACGCTGGGTGCGCTCGCTCTGCGCCTGTCTCGACACCTGGGCTAA
- a CDS encoding VCBS repeat-containing protein: MIRRKSDFDGDGISEIPVTSPWGIGVLKLSGNLLTSAVMAPNGTRFGGWLLNTADNRFDLMADFDGDGRTEILVTSPWGIGILKQSGNTLTAAMMAPNGTRFGDWLLNTADNRFGPVGDFDGDGRAEILVTSPWGLSIFKLSGNTMTVSAIAANGTRFGDWLLNTADNRFSPVGDVDGDGRDEILVTSPWGIGVLKLSGNTLTVVMMAPNGTRFGGWLLNSVDNHVVTTADLDGDGRAEIIITSPWGIGVLKLSGNTLSAVMMAPNGTRFGDWLLNTLDNRIGPAADFDGDGKSELLIASPWGIGVLKLAGNTFNVPMMAPNGTRFGGWLLNTADNHFESLVDFTGDGRDDILVTSPWGIGIFRFAGNTFNVPMMAPNGTRFGGWLLNTADNRFELGEQTLRLHLKVLTNPNIAVNRMVAAMQQVYEAVGIRVHWVSTETLNLPALDDVEVGSCTLGSVTAEQTQLFANRNNAWGRDVVVYFVRSTVPVFNGCAAHPAGRPGAVVAQIATVWTLAHEVGHVLGLNHVSDNNRLMTGNGTSNITNPPPDLLSVEVNSMRASTLTFAS; encoded by the coding sequence ATGATCAGAAGGAAGAGTGATTTTGATGGGGATGGGATCTCTGAAATCCCTGTTACCAGCCCCTGGGGCATTGGCGTGTTGAAGCTGTCGGGCAACCTTTTGACCTCCGCCGTGATGGCCCCCAATGGCACTCGCTTTGGTGGCTGGTTGCTCAATACAGCCGATAACCGATTTGACCTGATGGCCGATTTCGATGGAGATGGGCGAACTGAAATTCTGGTCACCAGCCCCTGGGGCATCGGTATTTTGAAACAATCCGGCAATACCCTCACCGCAGCAATGATGGCCCCCAATGGCACTCGCTTTGGCGACTGGTTGCTCAATACAGCTGATAACCGATTTGGCCCCGTGGGAGACTTTGATGGAGACGGACGAGCCGAAATCTTGGTCACCAGCCCCTGGGGTCTCAGCATTTTTAAGCTATCGGGCAATACGATGACGGTGTCGGCAATCGCTGCCAATGGCACCCGCTTTGGTGACTGGCTGCTGAATACAGCCGATAATCGCTTCAGCCCAGTGGGGGATGTCGATGGAGACGGCAGAGATGAAATTCTCGTCACCAGTCCCTGGGGCATTGGGGTATTGAAGCTGTCGGGCAACACGCTGACTGTAGTGATGATGGCTCCCAATGGCACCCGCTTTGGTGGCTGGTTGCTCAATAGCGTAGACAACCATGTCGTCACAACGGCCGATTTGGACGGGGATGGCAGAGCCGAGATCATCATCACCAGCCCCTGGGGCATTGGGGTATTAAAGCTGTCAGGGAATACGCTAAGCGCAGTGATGATGGCCCCCAACGGCACTCGCTTTGGCGACTGGTTGCTGAACACGCTGGATAATCGGATTGGACCTGCTGCCGATTTTGATGGGGATGGCAAATCTGAACTTTTGATTGCCAGCCCCTGGGGCATTGGGGTGCTCAAACTCGCGGGAAATACTTTCAACGTGCCGATGATGGCTCCCAACGGTACTCGCTTTGGGGGATGGCTATTGAACACAGCGGACAACCACTTTGAGAGTCTAGTGGACTTTACGGGGGATGGTCGTGATGACATTCTCGTCACTAGTCCCTGGGGCATCGGTATCTTTCGGTTCGCGGGAAATACTTTCAACGTGCCGATGATGGCTCCCAACGGTACTCGCTTTGGGGGATGGCTATTGAACACAGCAGACAACCGTTTTGAGCTAGGCGAGCAAACCCTGCGTTTGCACCTCAAAGTTCTGACAAATCCCAATATTGCGGTCAATCGCATGGTTGCGGCCATGCAGCAGGTTTATGAAGCAGTGGGCATTCGTGTGCACTGGGTGAGTACGGAAACGTTGAATTTGCCAGCTCTGGACGATGTTGAGGTGGGCTCCTGCACCCTGGGATCAGTCACCGCAGAGCAGACCCAACTCTTTGCCAACCGCAATAACGCCTGGGGTCGTGATGTGGTGGTCTATTTCGTGCGCTCAACCGTTCCAGTGTTTAACGGCTGTGCCGCCCATCCTGCGGGTCGACCTGGGGCGGTAGTGGCTCAAATTGCCACAGTCTGGACGCTCGCCCACGAGGTCGGCCATGTTTTAGGGTTGAACCATGTGAGTGATAACAATCGGTTGATGACCGGCAATGGCACTTCAAACATTACGAATCCTCCGCCTGACCTCTTATCGGTTGAGGTAAATTCGATGCGGGCGAGCACGTTGACCTTTGCAAGCTAA
- a CDS encoding HEAT repeat domain-containing protein — protein MPITMQNVRFYLDAEEVNYNRAKELGPEAIPFLLELVQGEDLALASKATYLASLIQTEAAVAVLQTAAASPEAVVRVAAASSLRNLPEVQAEKVLGQLVDDPDAGIRKVTLNSARPFRSLEIEAKLQQVAETDPEDFVRNAALSTVRIMQRKRQLP, from the coding sequence ATGCCAATTACCATGCAAAATGTTCGCTTCTATCTGGATGCGGAAGAAGTGAACTATAACCGGGCAAAGGAACTTGGACCCGAAGCTATCCCATTTTTGCTGGAGCTAGTCCAAGGGGAAGACTTAGCTTTGGCTTCAAAAGCCACCTATCTGGCAAGTTTGATTCAGACCGAAGCGGCAGTTGCTGTCCTCCAAACCGCTGCTGCTAGCCCGGAAGCGGTGGTGCGGGTTGCAGCAGCCTCAAGCCTTCGCAATCTCCCTGAGGTCCAAGCGGAAAAAGTACTGGGCCAATTGGTAGATGACCCAGATGCCGGTATTCGAAAGGTAACGCTGAACTCAGCAAGACCATTTCGATCGCTGGAAATAGAAGCAAAATTGCAGCAGGTCGCTGAAACCGACCCAGAGGATTTTGTTCGCAATGCGGCGCTCAGCACGGTAAGGATAATGCAAAGGAAACGGCAATTACCCTGA
- a CDS encoding acetyltransferase, which translates to MQRQDDISLISTTDFSRVVEVWEASVRATHTFLSETDIQFFKPLVLNRLSQIAQLDCVRDHQGEVIGFMGVVEKKIEMLFVDPSWRGQGIGRQLVRHAIEILGATKVDVNEQNEQAVGFYLQMEFQIEGRAQFDSMGKPFPLLHLQLKT; encoded by the coding sequence ATGCAACGACAAGATGACATTTCGCTAATCTCAACCACAGACTTTTCACGCGTTGTTGAAGTGTGGGAAGCCTCTGTCCGAGCCACCCATACTTTTCTTTCAGAGACAGACATTCAGTTCTTCAAACCCTTGGTGCTCAACAGACTTTCTCAGATAGCCCAGTTGGACTGCGTGCGAGATCATCAAGGTGAAGTGATTGGCTTCATGGGTGTGGTTGAGAAGAAAATTGAAATGTTGTTCGTTGATCCATCCTGGCGGGGACAGGGAATCGGACGACAACTAGTCCGACATGCTATCGAGATTCTGGGTGCGACAAAAGTGGATGTAAACGAACAGAATGAACAAGCAGTAGGATTCTATCTACAGATGGAATTTCAAATCGAAGGGCGAGCGCAGTTCGATAGTATGGGTAAACCGTTTCCTCTCTTGCATCTGCAGTTAAAGACTTGA
- a CDS encoding aminotransferase class I and II, with the protein MSLRTVIATRYVTPLREGGSLPAIVEADDDGMYVLKFRGAGQGAKALIAELLAGEIARSLGLPVPEIVFVHLDAELARTEPDPEIQDLIRASVGLNLALDYLPGSVTFDPITAKPDAALASLIVWFDAYVTNIDRTARNTNMLMWHRRLWLIDHGAALYFHHTWSNYLERSRAPFPAIKDHVLLHCASTLREVDAKITERLTPSVIKFIVELIPEAWLVEESPFSGDLQHREAYIEYLVRRLEAPRVFLEEAVRAQALNV; encoded by the coding sequence ATGAGCTTACGAACCGTTATTGCGACTCGATATGTCACTCCGCTGCGCGAAGGTGGATCGCTGCCAGCCATTGTTGAAGCGGATGATGATGGCATGTATGTCCTAAAGTTTCGAGGAGCTGGGCAAGGCGCGAAAGCTCTGATTGCTGAGTTGCTGGCAGGGGAAATAGCTCGATCCTTGGGATTACCCGTCCCTGAGATTGTTTTCGTTCACCTCGATGCTGAACTTGCCCGCACTGAACCTGACCCAGAAATACAAGACTTGATTCGGGCGAGTGTCGGTCTGAATCTGGCCCTTGACTATCTTCCTGGCTCTGTTACATTTGACCCCATTACAGCAAAACCTGATGCTGCCCTTGCCTCTTTAATCGTCTGGTTTGATGCTTATGTGACGAACATCGATCGCACAGCCCGTAACACCAATATGCTGATGTGGCACCGCCGATTGTGGCTGATCGATCATGGTGCAGCTCTCTACTTCCACCATACCTGGAGCAATTACTTAGAACGTAGCCGTGCTCCTTTCCCTGCCATTAAGGATCATGTTTTACTCCATTGTGCTAGCACTCTTAGAGAGGTAGATGCAAAAATAACGGAACGGCTTACACCAAGCGTCATCAAGTTCATCGTGGAGCTGATTCCTGAGGCTTGGCTAGTGGAAGAATCTCCATTTAGTGGAGATCTTCAACATCGAGAAGCCTATATTGAATACCTAGTGAGGCGGCTGGAAGCGCCGCGTGTTTTTCTGGAGGAAGCAGTTCGTGCACAAGCTCTTAACGTATGA
- a CDS encoding DUF3037 domain-containing protein, producing MHKLLTYDYAIIRVVPRVEREEFVNVGVVVSCASSKFLEARIELDEQRLMALDPAIDLETIRDYLAAIPLICAGGKQAGPIGQLPQRDRFHWIVAPRSTVIQTSRVHTGLCPNLSNVMEHLLDTMVRPWQPNKTTAIHTV from the coding sequence GTGCACAAGCTCTTAACGTATGATTACGCCATCATCCGCGTTGTTCCTAGAGTTGAGCGCGAGGAGTTTGTGAATGTGGGGGTCGTTGTTTCATGTGCGAGCAGCAAATTTCTCGAAGCCCGCATTGAGCTAGATGAGCAGCGCCTGATGGCACTTGACCCTGCAATTGATCTTGAAACTATTCGAGATTATCTCGCAGCCATTCCACTCATTTGTGCTGGAGGAAAACAAGCAGGACCCATCGGTCAGCTACCTCAACGCGATCGCTTCCACTGGATTGTGGCTCCTCGCAGCACCGTGATTCAGACCTCACGAGTTCATACAGGTCTTTGCCCAAATCTGTCCAATGTTATGGAACATCTTCTTGACACAATGGTGCGTCCATGGCAGCCCAACAAAACCACTGCGATTCATACGGTTTAG